CGTAGAGTCGCCTATAATTTCTATCTTATTTAAATTTTTTAGGCTTATTAAAACACCTCTAAACCCTTTATCGGAGACAAGAATGTTTGTTCCGCCTCCTATTAACGAGGACGGAATCTTATTTTTGCTTAAAAAAATTAAGGCTTCTTTTAAATGGTCTTCATTTTTAGGACAAAAAAAGGCTTCCACAGGGCCTCCGATTTTGTATGCTGTAAGAGGCTTTAGGGGCTTATCAAATTCTATAGTTCCCTCTTGAAATAAAGGGGTATTATGAAGTATACTAAACAAGTTATTCATTTGATTTTAGTATATACTATTATGTATTAGGTAACAAGCTGTACAGAAGAGGTAAAACCTATGAGTTTAAAATTATATAATACCTTGGGTAATAAAAAAGAAGAATTTATACCTATTCATAAAGGCAAGGCCGGAGTTTACGGTTGCGGGCCTACCGTATATGACTATGCACATATAGGAAACTTACGCACCTACGTTTTTCAAGACCTCCTTGTCAAGACTCTAAGGTTTTTAGGTTATGATGTTACCCATGTTATGAATATAACCGATGTCGGACATTTGACAGATGACGAGGATTCGGGTGAAGATAAAATGCTAAAATCTGCAGAAGAACGCGGTAAATCGGTGCTTGAAATTGCGGAATTTTATACAAAGGCTTTTTTTAACGATACCGAAAGGCTGAATATCGAAAGACCCGGTATTGTCTGCAAGGCTACAGAGCACATAAATGAAATGATAGAGCTTATAAAAAGAATAGAAGCAAACGGGCACACCTACATGGCCGGCGGAAACCTCTACTATGATATTTCTACATTTCCTAAATACGGAGAATTGGCAAATATAAACCTTGAAGACCTTAAGGCCGGAGCCCGTATCGAAATAGATAAAAATAAACGCAATCCTCATGACTTTGTTCTTTGGTTTACAAAGAGCAAGTTTGAAAATCAAGCTCTTATCTGGGATTCGCCTTGGGGAAGAGGTTATCCCGGCTGGCATATCGAGTGCTCTGCCATGAGTATGAAGTATCTGGGAGAACAAATCGATATTCACAAGGGCGGGATAGACCATATAAGGGTTCATCATACCAATGAAATAGCCCAGTCCGAAGGAGCAACGGGTAAAAAATGGGTAAATTATTGGCTTCATAACGAATTCCTCGTTATGAATAAGGGCAAGATGTCTAAGTCTGCCGGTTCTTTTATCATTTTGGAAGATGTTATAAATAAGGGATTTTCAGCTCTTGACTACCGTTTCTTGCTCTTGGGCGGGCATTACCGAAGTCAGCTTACTTTTTCATGGGAAGCTATGGAAACGGCAAAAAACGGCCGAAAAAACTTAAATAACAGAGTTGCAAAGTGGATGGATGGATTATCAGACGCCGAAATAAGGGAATATGTATCCTTAACGGGACGCCTTAACCTTAAAAGTGCGAAAGACATAATAAAAAATGAAAAAGCTCTCAACTACTTTGATAATTTTATTGCCGCTATGGAAGATGATTTATCTACACCTAAGGCCTTATCGGAGCTGCAGCTTTTAATAAAGGAAAAAGACATTCCGCAAAAGGATTTGTTAACGGTTCTTGCAGCAATGGATTCGATTTTGGGCATCAAACTGATAGAAGAAGCCCTTAATACGCTAAAGGATAAAAGTTCTATTGAAATCGATGAATCCGAAATTCTTAGGTTAATAGAGGAGAGAGCTTCGGCAAAACTTGACAAAAATTATAAACTGGCTGATGAAATTCGGGATAAACTAAAGGGTATGGGTATTGTCCTTGAAGATCAGGCCGGTAAAACAACGTGGAAAAAATTATAAATTATATAAATTTTTATAAAATTGTAACATTTTGGAGATAAGAGTGTTTAATGGTAAAGGTGTTGTGAGAGCTTTATCGGATGATGATTTCAGGTCGATATATGAAGCTCTTATGCCTGTTATTTATAAAGTAGCCTACAATATAGTCAGAGAAGGAGATATAGCCGAAGATATCTGCCATGATTCTTTGATAAAAATGACCGAAAAAAAGATGGAATTCCCGTCTATGGATGATGCTAAATACTGGCTTATTAGGGTTACAAGGAATGCATCGCTTAATTATGTAAAAAGGTGTGGTCGAGAACGAAAAGCTTATGCTAAAGCGCTAAAGGAAGATACTCGCAAGGTCGATACCGGAGAGGAGATAGTACTAAAGCAAGAATCTATAAGTTCGGTTCAAGCCGCCCTTGAAAAATTGCCTAAAAATTTGAGGGCTGTTTTACAGCTTAAAGAATACGGCAGTTTGAATTACAAGGAGATAGGGAGCATTCTTGGAATAAGCGAAGGTAATGTGAAGGTTCGAGTTTTTAGAGCTCGAGAGCAACTAGCTAAACATATAGGAGAAAGCGATGTCTACATGCCCTGATAAAGATTTATATTCAGCCTATGTTGATGGAGAATTAGAGTCCCCATGGAAAGAAAAAATTGAAGCTCATTTGGCTTCTTGTGAAAAATGCAGTGTAATTGTAGATTCATATAAAAAAATGAGTCTAAAATTGTCTGAAAACTCCTTTCCTGAGCTGGACCTTGACGGTTCTTTCCTTAAGCTCTATGCCAAAAGGCAGGATTGCTTAAAAAGGATGGAGATCAATAAAAACAAACCTACAAGCTGGTTTTATAAATCGAATAAAATTCCTGTTCCGGCATTAGCAGCGGCAGCCTTGTTTCTTTTTGTGTTAACCCCTATTATTGTGTTGAGCACACGGGAAAGTTTGGATCCATCCGGAGCTGTTACCGCTACCGAATTCAAATCCGTTGATTCTATAGTTAGTGATTTAAAACCGGTAAATAAATTCAAGTTAAATGTTTCAAATGTCTTGGGCGTAAATAAAGATATGTTAGGTTTTAAAGACAAAAAGAAAGAAATAAATTTAAGCCAATATGTAAATTTATACCTGCCTCCTTCAAATAAGGAAGAATTTGATATATTAAAGCAAGAAATAAAGCCTCAAGTCTTATTTTTTAGTACTCAAAAAGTTACAACTCGTACTTCTGTAAACAATGGGCAATAGATTTACTTATTTATTTAGAAAATATTTTGTTTTTAGATTTTTTATATTCCTTCTTCTTTTTTGCAGTCTTGCAGCCTTTATTTTGTATTTAACATCTTTGACTGCTAAATATCCCTTGATAACCGAAATTACTCCCCCCATTGCCAAAGCCGGTGATGAAATTGTAATAACCGGAGAGTATTTCGGAGATGAAGTAGACTCCTCATGGATTGAAATAGGAGATGCCATCATTCAAGCGGAAAATTGTACTGTTTGGACCGATAAAAAAATTGTTTTTAAATATCCCGAATATCAAAACGGCGGCATCGTATATGTTGTTGTACAGAATAAAAAATCTTTGCCTTCATTTATGGCGTCCGTTTCTTCAATGCCTTTAATAAAAGATAAGGCCCATTCCGGAGGAATCCCTTCAATAATTGCTTTAGATAAGGATTTTGCCGAAGTAGGCAGTATTATAAAAATTTCAGGTGAGAATTTTGGGGAGACAAGGGGAAACTCCCAAGTTTTATTTGTATCCGATTTTAATTCTTCAATGATTGAACAAGTTGAAAAAAAAGAAGAAATAGAGGCCGCCCGTTGTTCGGACTATGATTACGATTTTGTGCTTTGGTCAAATCAGGAGCTTCATGTAAGGGTTCCGGATGGGGCGGATTCCGGAATGCTTTTGGTTGTAACTTCTTCAGGAGCCAGCAACACTGTTCCCTTTAGAATAAAAAACAAAATAGGTACAAAGACTTATTCAAACAAAAAGAATTTTGCAATTGCTGCTGAAGTTGATATTTCAAATGTAGAGGCCGTAGAAAAAAATTCCCTTTTTATAAAGGTTCCGCTTCCGATTCAGTCTTATTCACAGAGGGATGTTAAGGTTTTGTCTATTAATCCTTCTCCCTTTGTAGCCGATTATCAGGGAGCTGCCATCCATCAGTATGAAAATATAAATTCTTCTACAAAAGTTCACATAAGACAAGAATATGGTGTAAATACTTATGAGGTTAATACAAGGATTAATCCCGTTAATGTAAGAGTGAACTCCCGACAGAACAGAGCTATCTATGATAATTATGCTATTGCTACCGAGTTAATTCCGGCGAATGATCCTCTCATTCAAAAAACGGCAGCAGAAATTATTCAAAGTGAAAGAAATCCTTACAATAAGGCAAGACGCATATATAATTATTTATTAAAAAATGTCGAAATAATTCCGGCTTCAATATTGAATTCCGGGGCTTCGCCCGTAAATGCGTTGAAAGAAAAAAAGGCCGATACCTACGATATAACTATTTTATTTGCGGCTCTTGCAAGGGCTGCCGGTATACCCGCTCAGCCTGTTGCCGGAATCATTGCAGATGTTTCTCAAGCAAGTTATCTTCACTGGTGGGCGGAGTTTTATCTGGAGGGCTTCGGATGGATACCTGTAGACCTCGGTTTGGCAAAGTCCGTTCCATTCGATATGGGCATTCCTCAGAGTGAAAACTGGTATTTCGGTAATTTGGATGCTTTTAGGGTCGCGTTTTCCCGAGGTGAGAATATTCAGCCGCCGATGGCGTCTAACAGTACAATGGTATCAAAAGAAAGAAGTTATGCCTTTTATAACGGCTGGGAAGAGTTTTCGGGTCTTACAAAATATAATTCCGTTTGGAAAACCCCGAATGTAATTGCTATTTACTAAAAGCAGTATCTGAAAACACAGCTGCCGGAAGTTTATCTTTTCCAGAAAGCAGGCATAAAATAAATTACCATTGTGTATAATTCCAATCGTCCTGCAAGCATCACAAAAGAAAAGAAAATCTTAACCGGGGATGAAAAAAATGCAAAGTTTCCTGCCGGGCCTACTCTTCCAAAACCGGGGCCTATGTTTCCTATAAGGGCAAGAGAAGCCGTAAAGCCGCTCAATAGATCAGCTCCATTGGCAGCTGCAACCAAGGCTGTAATAAGGGTTAAGAGGAAGTAGCAAAACATAAAGCCTGCAACGCTGTAAACTATATCTTTTCTTCCCGGACGGTTATTAAGCTGAATACCGAAAACACCATGGGGGCTTAAAAGCCGTTTTGCTTCCATTCCGGCTTGCTTTTGCAGTATCAGCCAGCGGATTACCTTGATGCTTCCTGCCGTTGAGCCTGAGCACCCCCCAACAAACATCAAGAAAAATAACACCATTTTTGCGAACTCCGGCCATGCGTTATAGTCGGCCGTTGAAAAGCCTGTGGTCGTTATTATCGAGGCGACTTGGAAAAAGCTTTGTCTTAACCCTCCTCCGATTCCGTAAATGGGATAGATAGAAAGAGCAATTAAAACGGTTGATACAAATACTATTTTAAGATAGGCTTTAAGTTCCGAATTATGGAAAAATTCTTCCGGATGGCCGGTAAACAGATGAAAATAAAGGCTGAAGTTTACACCTGCCAAAATCATAAAGACAGCACAAATAATTTCAACCGACGGAGAATGGAAGGCTCCAACGCTTGCATTTCTTGTAGAAAAGCCTCCTGTTCCCAAAGAGGCAAAGGTGTGGCAGAGGGCTTCGAGGAATGGAAGACCTGCAAGCATTAAGAGGATTATCTGCACTATAGTCATTCCAAGATATATAAACCAAAGAGCTTTTGCCGTGTGGGTTATCTTTGCCGTTACCTTTCCCTTGTCGGGGCCGGTAGTTTCACTTTTGATGAGCTGAAAACCTCCTACTCCTAAAAGAGGAAATAGGGCAACAGTTAGAGCTACTATTCCCATTCCTCCAAGCCAGTGCATCTGGGTTCTCCATACATGCATTGTCATTGGGCAGGCTTCTATATCCGTGAGTATGGTGGCTCCCGTTGTTGTAAAACCTGATACGGATTCAAAGACGGCGTCTGCAAAGTTGGGTATTACGCCTGAAATACATAATGGTATTGCTCCTAAAATACCCGCAGCTATCCATGCTGCTGCAACCAATATTATACCGCCCGAAACCGAAAGTCTGACTTTTTTGTTTCTCAAAAAGAAGAAAAAAACTGCTGCAACAGCAAAGACAAAGGCTGTAGGAATTAAAAAAGACGGAATCAAGTAAGCTTCGTTTTCGTAAAGAGCTGTTCCAATCGGAATGATGAAGCTTATGGAAATTATTGCGAGAATCATAGAAATTATTCGGACATATTGTAAGGCTTTCATTTAAAATCTAATTACCTCCGAACATTTTTATAATTTCGTCGCTTCGCGAAGATTTTACTATGAAGACAATTTTATATCCGGCCTTGACCTCCGTATCTCCGGTAGGAATCTGTTCTCCGTTTTCATCAGTAACAAGAAGAACAAGATAGACTCCATGCTGAGATATATCTTTTAGTTTTTGTCCGAGAACAGGGCTTTTTTCGGAAACTTGCAGTTC
The DNA window shown above is from Treponema denticola and carries:
- a CDS encoding cysteine--tRNA ligase produces the protein MSLKLYNTLGNKKEEFIPIHKGKAGVYGCGPTVYDYAHIGNLRTYVFQDLLVKTLRFLGYDVTHVMNITDVGHLTDDEDSGEDKMLKSAEERGKSVLEIAEFYTKAFFNDTERLNIERPGIVCKATEHINEMIELIKRIEANGHTYMAGGNLYYDISTFPKYGELANINLEDLKAGARIEIDKNKRNPHDFVLWFTKSKFENQALIWDSPWGRGYPGWHIECSAMSMKYLGEQIDIHKGGIDHIRVHHTNEIAQSEGATGKKWVNYWLHNEFLVMNKGKMSKSAGSFIILEDVINKGFSALDYRFLLLGGHYRSQLTFSWEAMETAKNGRKNLNNRVAKWMDGLSDAEIREYVSLTGRLNLKSAKDIIKNEKALNYFDNFIAAMEDDLSTPKALSELQLLIKEKDIPQKDLLTVLAAMDSILGIKLIEEALNTLKDKSSIEIDESEILRLIEERASAKLDKNYKLADEIRDKLKGMGIVLEDQAGKTTWKKL
- a CDS encoding anti-sigma factor family protein, with the translated sequence MSTCPDKDLYSAYVDGELESPWKEKIEAHLASCEKCSVIVDSYKKMSLKLSENSFPELDLDGSFLKLYAKRQDCLKRMEINKNKPTSWFYKSNKIPVPALAAAALFLFVLTPIIVLSTRESLDPSGAVTATEFKSVDSIVSDLKPVNKFKLNVSNVLGVNKDMLGFKDKKKEINLSQYVNLYLPPSNKEEFDILKQEIKPQVLFFSTQKVTTRTSVNNGQ
- a CDS encoding TrkH family potassium uptake protein — its product is MKALQYVRIISMILAIISISFIIPIGTALYENEAYLIPSFLIPTAFVFAVAAVFFFFLRNKKVRLSVSGGIILVAAAWIAAGILGAIPLCISGVIPNFADAVFESVSGFTTTGATILTDIEACPMTMHVWRTQMHWLGGMGIVALTVALFPLLGVGGFQLIKSETTGPDKGKVTAKITHTAKALWFIYLGMTIVQIILLMLAGLPFLEALCHTFASLGTGGFSTRNASVGAFHSPSVEIICAVFMILAGVNFSLYFHLFTGHPEEFFHNSELKAYLKIVFVSTVLIALSIYPIYGIGGGLRQSFFQVASIITTTGFSTADYNAWPEFAKMVLFFLMFVGGCSGSTAGSIKVIRWLILQKQAGMEAKRLLSPHGVFGIQLNNRPGRKDIVYSVAGFMFCYFLLTLITALVAAANGADLLSGFTASLALIGNIGPGFGRVGPAGNFAFFSSPVKIFFSFVMLAGRLELYTMVIYFMPAFWKR
- a CDS encoding RNA polymerase sigma factor, which codes for MFNGKGVVRALSDDDFRSIYEALMPVIYKVAYNIVREGDIAEDICHDSLIKMTEKKMEFPSMDDAKYWLIRVTRNASLNYVKRCGRERKAYAKALKEDTRKVDTGEEIVLKQESISSVQAALEKLPKNLRAVLQLKEYGSLNYKEIGSILGISEGNVKVRVFRAREQLAKHIGESDVYMP
- a CDS encoding transglutaminase domain-containing protein, which encodes MGNRFTYLFRKYFVFRFFIFLLLFCSLAAFILYLTSLTAKYPLITEITPPIAKAGDEIVITGEYFGDEVDSSWIEIGDAIIQAENCTVWTDKKIVFKYPEYQNGGIVYVVVQNKKSLPSFMASVSSMPLIKDKAHSGGIPSIIALDKDFAEVGSIIKISGENFGETRGNSQVLFVSDFNSSMIEQVEKKEEIEAARCSDYDYDFVLWSNQELHVRVPDGADSGMLLVVTSSGASNTVPFRIKNKIGTKTYSNKKNFAIAAEVDISNVEAVEKNSLFIKVPLPIQSYSQRDVKVLSINPSPFVADYQGAAIHQYENINSSTKVHIRQEYGVNTYEVNTRINPVNVRVNSRQNRAIYDNYAIATELIPANDPLIQKTAAEIIQSERNPYNKARRIYNYLLKNVEIIPASILNSGASPVNALKEKKADTYDITILFAALARAAGIPAQPVAGIIADVSQASYLHWWAEFYLEGFGWIPVDLGLAKSVPFDMGIPQSENWYFGNLDAFRVAFSRGENIQPPMASNSTMVSKERSYAFYNGWEEFSGLTKYNSVWKTPNVIAIY